In a single window of the Drosophila subpulchrella strain 33 F10 #4 breed RU33 chromosome X, RU_Dsub_v1.1 Primary Assembly, whole genome shotgun sequence genome:
- the LOC119555950 gene encoding monocarboxylate transporter 14, with product MATKQPRKVAPDGGWGWVACFGVSLVNLATRSIEPSFGLLFGDTLKDLNVGTTGAAVIISALDVCMNFSGLFVGPLLKEFSYRKVAIAGSLLCGLGLALTSPATSMAHILSTYSVINGIGVGLSTSAAFVALNHYFKHKRGQAVGLSMAGTAMGMLIMPQLVRILLEAYDFRGAVLLLAGVALNATVGSVLLQPVKWHMKEEFDDEELMCISALPTPQPQLTVGGAGGAASAGGAPEFKVIKEDGNEEDALPEMNTLLFHKHHAHQHSMRKNYSEMAMNTMNGTRLGLPNRPTFPRIMSLAGVQSAAHGAGGDSGGYTSQAEINATQLRCRKASVTSNLSYMDFTGSILQVHLNTGDDEFEQNDRELRRVGTATGSIVLGGHRDSFIKMKPTELDKQTEAAAALDEEAKKKAKKPSFWRRFADLLDVDMLKDKMFLNLLFGLSIFYVAEMNFKMVTPFFFANLGYQKADVAFCLSITAISDIAARLVVPPIFDRTTIKKRTIFLVSIIFVALTRSIMAEQTEWTQLMVWLSICGFFRGSALSNFTLTVSEYCSLEKLPSAFGWHLVGKALFVIILGPFIGLIRDVTDSYPICIHTQSVCIMICALAWGIEYLVEYIQARRRTADAAQLPTQDAGVTSTTTTTGQHDVKL from the exons ATGGCAACCAAACAGCCCAGAAAAGTGGCCCCCGATGGCGGATGGGGATGGGTGGCTTGTTTCGGCGTTAGTTTGGTCAAC CTGGCCACCCGCTCCATCGAGCCCTCGTTCGGCCTGCTCTTCGGCGACACCCTCAAGGATCTCAATGTGGGCACTACGGGAGCAGCTGTCATCATCAGTGCGCTGGACGTATGCATGAACTTCTCGGGTCTGTTTGTAGGGCCGCTGCTGAAGGAGTTCTCCTACCGCAAGGTGGCCATCGCCGGGTCACTGCTGTGCGGCCTGGGCCTGGCGCTCACATCGCCGGCAACGAGCATGGCCCACATCCTGAGCACCTATTCGGTGATCAACGGCATCGGCGTGGGCCTCTCCACGTCGGCGGCCTTCGTGGCCCTCAATCACTACTTCAAGCACAAGCGCGGCCAGGCGGTGGGCCTCTCGATGGCCGGCACGGCCATGGGCATGCTGATAATGCCGCAGCTGGTGCGGATCCTGCTGGAGGCGTACGACTTCCGGGGGgcggtgctgctgctggctgGCGTGGCCCTCAATGCCACGGTCGGATCGGTGCTGCTGCAGCCGGTGAAGTGGCACATGAAGGAGGAGTTCGACGACGAGGAGCTGATGTGCATCTCGGCCCTGCCCACCCCGCAGCCCCAGCTGACGGTGGGCGGAGCAGGTGGCGCGGCATCAGCTGGAGGCGCACCCGAATTTAAGGTGATCAAGGAGGATGGCAACGAGGAGGACGCCCTGCCCGAGATGAACACGCTGCTGTTCCACAAGCACCATGCCCACCAGCACTCGATGCGCAAGAACTACTCCGAAATGGCAATGAACACGATGAATGGCACAAGGCTGGGATTGCCCAACAGGCCAACTTTCCCGCGGATCATGTCCCTGGCCGGTGTACAGTCCGCCGCCCATGGAGCGGGCGGAGATTCGGGCGGCTATACATCCCAGGCGGAGATCAATGCCACGCAGCTGCGCTGCCGCAAGGCCTCAGTCACCTCGAACCTCTCCTACATGGACTTCACCGGCTCCATTCTCCAGGTGCACCTCAACACCGGCGACGATGAATTCGAGCAGAACGATCGCGAACTGCGACGTGTTGGCACCGCCACGGGCAGCATTGTCCTCGGCGGCCATCGGGACAGCTTCATCAAGATGAAGCCCACCGAGCTGGACAAGCAGACCGAGGCGGCCGCCGCCCTCGACGAGGAGGCCAAGAAGAAGGCCAAGAAGCCGAGTTTCTGGCGCCGCTTTGCCGACCTGCTGGACGTCGATATGCTCAAGGACAAGATGTTCCTCAATCTGCTGTTCGGCCTCTCCATTTTTTATGTGGCCGAGATGAACTTCAAGATGGTCACCCCCTTCTTCTTCGCCAATCTGGGCTACCAGAAGGCAGACGTCGCCTTCTGCCTCTCGATCACGGCCATCTCAGATATCGCCGCCAGGCTTGTCGTGCCACCGATCTTCGATCGCACTACCATCAAGAAGCGCACCATTTTCCTTGTGTCTATCATCTTTGTGGCCCTGACCCGTTCAA TTATGGCTGAGCAGACGGAATGGACCCAGTTGATGGTTTGGCTTTCGATCTGCGGCTTCTTCCGCGGATCCGCCCTGAGCAACTTCACCCTCACCGTATCCGAGTACTGTTCGCTGGAAAAGCTGCCCTCGGCCTTCGGCTGGCATCTAGTGGGCAAAGCCCTGTTTGTTATCATCTTAGGACCTTTCATTG GTCTCATTCGGGATGTGACCGATAGCTACCCGATTTGCATACACACTCAGAGTGTGTGCATCATGATCTGCGCCTTGGCCTGGGGTATCGAGTACCTGGTGGAGTACATCCAGGCGAGACGTCGCACCGCCGATGCCGCCCAGTTGCCAACCCAGGATGCAGGTGTCACCTCCACGACGACAACGACGGGACAGCACGATGTGAAGCTGTAG
- the LOC119557744 gene encoding uncharacterized protein LOC119557744: protein MTDNENHNNNNNNNNNNEASRLRIPEAEQAEHLLPKNGSAGLTKIAPPPPPTHFHTQSHPNAKSQPAQILPAKESHPAKKRRDKSDLGEDFVAPDGGWGWLVSVASGVNILVTFALAQQFGILFRDRMAGLGISSSELTTIINTQIAVSAFTGLLNGPLFRRYTYRVVALVGSVLTFLGLFWMVFADTFAIYILSFSILYGFGRGLTVSASSLAVNTYFKVKRRTATAFQFGVAGLGPIVCPYFATYMLYEFGVQGTTLLFAGASLHTIACSLIYQPVKWHVVKRDRDAEALQQVQPLAEREDQDEDIIKNVVEPETPVLPRANDGWFGSRVSLNSVGTRNRLNTWEKSDGNGHLELKRLSSRDSNPGRQLRSISVSHSIKEEEALGYHSDDEVVHKVHPVHQFPTTELTEKEKQDLEDEEERQRRKKLPFYMKVVIFFDMDLLRDITYVNLAVGITLINFVEVNFAILTPFILSDLGFDKGQIALAMSTLGLFDLIVRFLIPLITAKINLSNRTFFVVGILGMCVGRMFLSMTTNFYVMMGIFLWMGLNKAFRTVFWSLIIPGYVPLKRLPAAAGLQLLMSGTFSMIFGPLIGLIRDHTSYAVTLNLLNALCVMAFAGWYLEDFIRARSRKSPPVKSID, encoded by the exons ATGACCGACAATGAAAACcataataacaacaacaacaataacaacaacaatgagGCATCCAGACTGAGAATACCCGAGGCTGAGCAGGCGGAGCACCTGCTGCCCAAGAATGGATCAGCGGGCCTGACCAAGATAGCACCCCCTCCACCACCCACCCATTTCCATACCCAATCCCATCCCAATGCCAAATCCCAGCCAGCCCAGATTCTTCCAGCAAAAGAATCCCATCCGGCGAAGAAGAGGCGAGACAAGAGCGATCTGGGCGAAGATTTTGTGGCGCCCGATGGAGGATGGGGCTGGCTGGTGTCCGTCGCCAGTGGCGTCAACATT CTGGTGACATTCGCCCTTGCCCAGCAATTCGGCATCCTTTTCCGCGATCGTATGGCAGGTCTAGGAATCTCCAGCTCCGAACTAACAACCATCATCAACACACAGATCGCTGTGTCTGCATTTACGG GTCTGCTGAACGGCCCCCTTTTCCGACGCTACACATACCGAGTGGTGGCCCTGGTTGGATCCGTCCTCACCTTTCTGGGCCTCTTCTGGATGGTTTTTGCAGACACCTTTGCCATCTACATACTGAGCTTCTCGATCCTGTATGGATTCGGCCGAGGATTGACGGTATCCGCCTCCTCGCTGGCGGTCAACACATACTTTAAGGTGAAGCGACGCACGGCGACGGCTTTCCAATTCGGAGTTGCCGGCCTGGGACCGATTGTGTGTCCCTACTTCGCCACCTATATGCTGTACGAGTTCGGAGTCCAGGGAACGACCCTTCTGTTCGCCGGCGCCTCCCTGCACACGATTGCCTGTTCGCTGATCTACCAACCTGTCAAGTGGCATGTGGTGAAGCGGGATCGCGATGCTGAGGCACTGCAGCAGGTTCAGCCGTTGGCCGAGCGCGAGGATCAGGATGAGGATATTATCAAGAATGTCGTGGAGCCGGAAACTCCGGTGCTGCCACGTGCCAATGACGGTTGGTTCGGCTCGAGGGTCTCCCTGAACAGCGTGGGCACACGCAATCGCCTGAACACGTGGGAGAAGTCCGATGGAAATGGTCATTTGGAGCTCAAGAGGCTGAGCAGTAGGGACTCGAATCCCGGGCGCCAACTGCGCAGCATTTCCGTGAGTCACAGCATTAAGGAGGAGGAGGCCTTGGGCTATCACTCGGATGATGAGGTCGTCCACAAAGTCCACCCGGTCCACCAGTTTCCCACCACCGAGCTAACCGAGAAGGAGAAACAAGATCTGGAGGACGAGGAGGAGCGTCAGAGGCGCAAGAAACTGCCATTCTACATGAAAGTGGTGATCTTCTTCGACATGGATCTACTGCGGGATATCACCTATGTCAACCTGGCCGTGGGCATAACGCTGATCAACTTTGTGGAAGTCAACTTTGCCATCCTGACACCCTTTATCCTGAGTGATCTGGGCTTCGACAAGGGTCAGATTGCCTTGGCCATGTCCACTCTGGGATTATTCGATCTGATCGTGCGATTCCTCATCCCGCTGATCACGGCCAAGATAAACCTAAGCAATCGCACCTTCTTCGTGGTGGGTATCCTGGGCATGTGCGTGGGCCGCATGTTCCTCTCGATGACCACCAACTTCTACGTCATGATGGGCATTTTCCTGTGGATGGGCCTGAACAAGGCCTTCCGCACGGTCTTCTGGTCACTGATCATTCCCGGCTATGTGCCGCTCAAGAGATTGCCAGCGGCTGCTGGTCTACAGCTGCTCATGTCCGGCACCTTTTCGATGATTTTTGGTCCGCTTATTG GTCTGATCCGGGATCACACAAGCTATGCGGTTACCCTCAACCTGTTGAATGCCCTTTGCGTGATGGCCTTCGCCGGCTGGTACCTGGAAGACTTCATCCGCGCCCGCTCAAGAAAATCGCCACCCGTTAAGTCCATCGACTGA